Part of the Flammeovirga pectinis genome is shown below.
AATTGTATAGATAGTATAGTCAGTAAAAAAAGGATTGATTCTCTTTTTTGGTTCTACTTTAATTTCATAATATTCCTCATTATTCATTAAAGTAATTTTATATTTATTAAAAATGCCATTAAATATAGATTTGTTAAATGATACTGATACGGTTGGATTTGATAAATTCAGTTTAGTACTTTCTACCGTAAAATGTGAACTATTAAACGGGAAATAGGAATTATATCTTATTTGAGAATCAATACATTCATAATAAGCGTGATCATAGGAGTAATATAATTTACCAAAATATTCAATGTCAAGTTTTAATTTGTTATTCCTAGTTATTTTTTGATGTTTATAATAATCACGTTGATGATACGATAAATCATAATTCCTTTTTAAATTTTCTATTACTTTGTTGATAACATGTTTTGCAAAGTCACCATCAGCGTAGATCATCAATTCATTTAATGTTATCTCTGAAGGTTTCAAGTTAAAATCACTATTACTACCATCAAAGTTGATTTCTCTTTTTTCATAACCACTTGAAGAAAGTAATAGCGTATCTCCTACATTGATTGACAATTCATAATTACCATTTTCATCACAGACAGTTCCTTCTTGTGTTCCTTTAATTTTAAGTAGGCAATAACTAACAGGAGTACTGTCAAATTCATTTAAGACCTTTCCTTTTGTATATTGACTTTTTTTCCTGACTACTTTTACTATTGTTTAATAGAGGATATGAATACTTAATTGAAGAAGTATCAAATTGAATATTTTCCTTCTCAATAGAATGCATAGGACTGATCTCTTTGTGGAATATTAAAACATCAAATACTTCTGACCATTTTCCTATCATAGGAGAGTATTCAATACTAGAAGAAGAAAAAATACTATCTTTTAGGTGATAATTATTAAGATTAATGATTTTAATATCATCCAATTCATTAGAATAGCTTTTTTCAAGTGCCCCATTCGAACTTAACTTTATTTCCTTAGCCTCATTTAAATCTTCAAACCAATATTTATAACTTCCAACTCTTCCTGTATGCCCAATAGTGATTACATCTTCACCAACCTCTTCGACAATTTCCCCTCCCATAGGGTTAAATTCCCTTATCTCATCATTTTCAAAGCTAGAAAAACTTTTAGCAAAATGTGCAGAAGCACCCCAACAGATTATCTTCGTTTGCGGATATTTTTTAGCATAGTAAAGAACATTTTTAGCCATTTGAATATCTCTTGGATTACACATTTTGGCTTTAAAATCTTTTTCCTGAATATCAAACACTCCAGATTTCAGTATCAATAGATACTCTTTATAATTTTCTAATCCTTGTAAAAAAAAATCATCTCCATCTACAAGCTTACTAAGTTTATCTATTTCTGATAGATATGTCTCAAAAGAGTACTCTTTAAACGGATGCCCCCCTTCATTAATCACTCTATTAAAAATGTAAAAGAAGCTTTCCCAATTTTTGATAGTTTCTTTTGATATATACGCCTTTAAAGAATCAACGAAATTTGAGTACATAAAATCCGAAGAGAAATTAAGATCAAAACCACCAACTTTAAATTGCTCTTTTTCCTTCTCTAAATAATCTAACAAGGGTT
Proteins encoded:
- a CDS encoding erythromycin esterase family protein, with protein sequence MKSYILLVFVTLLPFTDLFSQDTLSSFKSEIENLIGDKRIVLLGEMSHREGNVIKTNTKIVKFLHQEKGFNLILFESGFIDLGVISNASVDYRENLSDAIFPVWSHSGEFQPLLDYLEKEKEQFKVGGFDLNFSSDFMYSNFVDSLKAYISKETIKNWESFFYIFNRVINEGGHPFKEYSFETYLSEIDKLSKLVDGDDFFLQGLENYKEYLLILKSGVFDIQEKDFKAKMCNPRDIQMAKNVLYYAKKYPQTKIICWGASAHFAKSFSSFENDEIREFNPMGGEIVEEVGEDVITIGHTGRVGSYKYWFEDLNEAKEIKLSSNGALEKSYSNELDDIKIINLNNYHLKDSIFSSSSIEYSPMIGKWSEVFDVLIFHKEISPMHSIEKENIQFDTSSIKYSYPLLNNSKSSQEKKSIYKRKGLK
- a CDS encoding carboxypeptidase-like regulatory domain-containing protein, with protein sequence MVKVVRKKSQYTKGKVLNEFDSTPVSYCLLKIKGTQEGTVCDENGNYELSINVGDTLLLSSSGYEKREINFDGSNSDFNLKPSEITLNELMIYADGDFAKHVINKVIENLKRNYDLSYHQRDYYKHQKITRNNKLKLDIEYFGKLYYSYDHAYYECIDSQIRYNSYFPFNSSHFTVESTKLNLSNPTVSVSFNKSIFNGIFNKYKITLMNNEEYYEIKVEPKKRINPFFTDYTIYTISTYDYAILKEINYRVFDAKKQSLIAKSTYKENGELYPLKYNSSEIVMTTFYNKSFEDTYEVVYSKKICSYKGYNLIEKIDEEIIDERVWIPLNIKKQVLSDDFYLNRNKAVYIKNLNENKNFWDNFKIPNQPTQDQGRFSYGKSKYFGL